TCATTAATATTATTACTTTTTCTTgcatgtcatgaaaatgttataagtgggagtgtctaagttgtacaataaaattggagCCCAGACCGCCATGagactgtggagatgtaaaaccCTCCCAGTACCTCAGTGATGCATCCACACCCCAAGGTTCTGCATGACTGTTAGTGTGATAGAGTGGGCAGAGGGAGGTGTTCGGGGATGGAGATGGAAGGTCTGGGGGGCACAGTGCTTTCCCAATAGGAAccctgtcaggatctgccagttttggctttgttttggttttgcgGTGAAGTGCTTTTTCCTGATGTTGGAAATTCTTAGTTTGGTTATAGTTTCTGTCATTTATTctttctgccttcttcttccTATTCTTTAAGTCCACCCACtcactgatttatttatgtccttctgtttgtctgtgttCTATCTTTCCTTCACTCGTGTCCCTTAGTAGTTCCTCCCCTTGTCCTTAGAACCCCTTCAGTTATTGTTTACTCAGAAGTTTGTTTCCCTTTAGATTAGTGGTTCTCCCCAGCTTTGCTTGTGGTAGAGTTCCCTCCCGTATTAGTTCTTTATATTTATCTTGTCCTCCTCTGTTTATTTATTCTAGTATAGTTCTCTGTGTTAGTCCCTGATGTTGCAGTTCCTTTTTGGGAATTAGTTGTATTTGATTATTTGTTCCTGCTAGATGTTCCACATTATCGGAAGAAGATCTTCTTCCTCTGATGGTATCATGTGATACTAGCTGCAGATAAGCATCAAATTCAGAAGAAAACAGAGCAGTTTCCCTCCATAAGAGCATCCGGTTGAGAAAAGGTTTTAGTAATTTCCAAAACTAACATTTGCAGTAATCACCTACTTTCTGTGTGAAGATAATAAATGTGTGGATTTTCATGacttcaaaaatgaaacaaaacttgatgtaatttttttaataatatgttCTGTGAATTCCATAATATTACAATTTTTAAAAGGATTGCTTTCTTTGCTATTATTTTGAGGATACATTTGTTGTAGGGAAGTTACCAAATGAACTACCGAAACCTACAGTCATTgtgggaagtttgtggtttcATCTAAGTTTAATAATAAGCCAGCATGCTTGACAGAGGAGAAGCTGTTTGCTATTAATGGTGCTATTACTGTTTTTCAAAACTGTTTAAGAAGACATAAAAGTGAACAAAGCAACTTCAACtgcctttttctgtttgttttatgtcagATGACCTCTGCGACGCCACCCTGTTCTCGTAGCTCATCTCCACACAAGGTCTGCCACTCCCAGACGCAAACTGATGTTCTGAAGCCATTGCTGGGAGGTGGTGCATCTGCCAGCAGTGCGACCTTGAGGAAGAGGAGGCGCATACTGTCCAAAGATGGCCGTAGCAACATGCGCATCGGGCATGTCAGCGGGAGGAATGCCCTCTATATGCGTGACCTTTGGACAACGTTTCTTGAAATGCCATGGCGCTACAAGTTCTTCCTGTTCACAGCAACGTTTGCGGGGACCTGGTTTTTGTTCGGGGTTGTGTGGTACCTGGTGGCTTTGGTGCATGGAGACCTGCTGGGTAAGGGAGCAGAAGTTTGACAAAAACATGCCTTACTACAGTTTTACACTCCCCCCAGATCACCCATAAATCTAAGAATTTCCatttctatttcatttgaagTCAAGATTCTGTCAAGAACTGACATCAGGGGTTATTCCACAGTATTGTGTCACTGTTTCTGAAATTTCTATGAAGTTTTCCTGCTTACTTCTCtttgaaaccaaaacagcatttttatttcttagttcAGTAAAGTCTCAGTCCAAACTTTGACTGAATCatccagttcagttcagtttttagCAAAGTTCAGTCAGCAAAGTGGTTTGGTTTTCATAATGAGTCAGCGATAAGGAGTCAAGaatgtaacaaaaaagaaactaccTAAAACAGCTGTCAGCGAGCTTCAGAACAGACAGTGAGACCAGAGACTTGCCTACAGCTTGTCTGTGGATATAAATATACATCATTTATATGATCAATGTATTCCTGACGTATTGTTAACCAGAATCCACATGTTTTAGTCACAATTTTAACAACAAATATGCAATACACAATGAAGTTTAACCATACACATTTGGGCAGTGgtgtgcacagacattttggggggcaggtgctcaagtggaaaaaatgggGGCACTTTGTGTGATACGTGCAGCCGTCGGCCACCTTCGTACTGTTAGATTTATTACGCGCAAAGCTTGAACAGCATGTATACGTGTTAGTAAGCACCCATAAAACAAGCTGTCCTGTGGGATCTACGGACCACCCAGGAAAAAGAATTTAACTTAAAACAAGGATGCATTTTAAGTGCATTTTACAAAACTCTTAAGATTAATAAAGCAACAATATTATCATAGATTGATTAAAAGCTGAATTAATGACTCACAACCAGCCTTTAACCTGAACTTTCCAAGTCAAATTTTAAACTTACATTACCcttaattatttgtctttttacacactgaacacaatgtgtttgtcttgactatataattctgtacttttatcacaaagtATCTTCTGCACCATTTAACtttatgttgtagcaaagcaggttacccTGCCAAATTTACcgggtaggtcacactaaatgagttatcttcagaaatcTGAATAACCAGTGACTATTCTACAACGTTAATCAACTATACCCAGTAaaagagttataaaatctttatagtgaAAATGAAACCGACAGCAGAGAATATTGTCATAAGgagaatcatctatacttctggATGTAGCCAGTGTGATTTATGAGCAGACATGATTTTTAGAGAGTTAAGATTAATGAGATtaagtcctgagaactgataacaagatgtctgctatttacacattaaaatactctgatcacatcatcatttttacacacacagaaatgacaatttagcctacatgccccacatttactgaacttcaTTGAGGTGATTTTTAgtagtgtatgaattgtaatgttacCCATGCTCATTTGgccttatttgtatttaaattagATATTTACCTGTATTTTCAATAAAGAAACATGAAGCAAACAGAAGTCATCAGGGGACCATAATCTGGGGGGATTACAAAAAACATGGAGCACTGGTATTATGGGCCTATAAATTCTGAAATGTTACCACctggtgtctatctgtgcacGACCCTGCATTTGGGTTCATTACAATCATATTTTATTCCCATTGGATTTTAAGCAAACagtctctttatttttaatgatatAACACAGGGATAGAGACagattattaaccaaaacattCTGAATTAACACAAGAATTAAACGTGTATTAGCATGTTAAAGAAGTATTTGATCTCACACGAAACATGACTTAGAACTTGGTTGCATAAGCTTTATTGGCACTCACAGCAGTAAGCTGTTTCTTACAGCTGGTCTCCAGGTCTGGAGTTCAGCTCAGTAGGGATCTTGGACATCCGCTCTTTACAGAATCTCTTCAAATCCTTTAATTTTCATGGCTGCCGAGTGGTGACTCAAAGCTTTGCCTCTCTTCACTGAACTGAAGTGTAGACTGACTAAGCCACTTCATGACCTCAGTGTGCtttgtttttagttattttttggaGTCTTGctgatatgtttttatttgtgctgAGGGACTCATAAATGACCCATTTTCAGCATTTTGCCTGAGGGGAAAAAGGATTTTATTCAAGATTTCTATGGTACTCGATGTACTAAAGTTGCCCTCTAACCTTAGCAGAAAACCAGACCCAAAGCATAATGCTTCTAGGTCTGTGTGGTTTACTATGGGGGTGGTCCTGTTTGTTCCCTATTCtacattttgttcctttaaatAAACAGTCTAGGTCTGCTTTGTATTTAATCAATAAGTCACACTCAATTCACAATCCCATCCTACCCTTTCAGCTCATAGTCATTTTTGTGATACCAGTGGGTCAACTCCCCACCCCCCCCCAATGGTTGGTTGCAATTGGTGCCAATCGCACagaaaataatgacacatttctttcAGAAATCAAGGAAAAAATACCAATTAAAAAATATCCCCTGGGCCTAAGATGATAAGGATAAGCAAAGTAAGGTGTAGGAGGTTCAATCAGAGGGGGAATTTTTGATGAACCAGATTAAAAATGTAAGAAGATCAGTTTTTGCTGAGCTGAGACTAAATCCCCCACACATCAACATAAAGACAAGAGAGGTAGAGAGTAGAGCAGTAGCTCTCATCAGAGAGAGAGGAACTGAGTCGCAGATTCAAATATACGGTTAGAAATGAACTATGTCACAGCAtggctaaaaatatttttgacggAAAATCACCTCACAGCCCGACAATGCTTTTAAGAGACAGTTCATTAAACAACAACACGGTCATGATTTACATAAAATTCCCACCAAAGTTTGAACATTTCTCAATTTTTTTGCATCACTGATTTCATAATTAATTTTTCTGATGAGAAAAGATGTGATTCAGATTTTATAAAACCTCCCCTAACACGTTATGACTAATTTAATGTGTTAGTTTTGGCCTGAAGTTGTGTGCTGAAGCTGCGACCTGCAGCACTCTAATgctgtttttgtccttttttagtCATGAATATTTCATACAGGCCTTGAGGATTTTGgtgtcacagttttttttttcttgttgaaaCCTCAGTGTTTTTGCAACAGTTTATTTGCAAAGCAgcaaatgtgaaacaaaatagtGCGAACAGCATTGTTCATAGCAAAAGCATACTACAGATAGGTGCGAAAGGTTAAACATGTATAAGTGAGATAGTTATTGAACAACAGTGTAAGGTTTGTTAATGAAAACAGGATGTTGCCGCAATGTGTGAAGCTGAACATCTGTTGAGCGTGCATCTTGTGAGCTTATAGTTTGATTCCTATCTATTTGTGCTAATTTCTGTTTGATCAACAACATAACTCAAGTCAGGTAAGTTAACTTTTACATGAATGATGAAATCATTAGACGTGAAAACATATGCTGCAGCCCTGCACGCCTGCACACATTCTTCTGAAGATTAACTGACACTTATAAAGGTTGTTAGTTCTATTCCCTTTAACACATAAGTGCACATAACATATAAGCATAATTAAAATACGTTATAGACATAAAAGGAacaattttttctttaaaaaatagaaaacaccGACCCCTCTTCCTCTCATGACTCATGTTTCCACTGTTAGCGGTGATAAGAACCCTTCAGAAAATGCcggcataaaaaaaacaaccgttGTGATGAATTCTTGTTTTCTGTCATGATGTGCTCTTTCAGAGTTTGATCCGCCATCCAACCACACACCCTGTGTGATGCAGATGCAGACCCTCACAGCAGCCTTCCTGTTCTCTCTGGAATCCCAGACCACCATTGGTTATGGTTTCCGATGCATCACAGAGGAATGTCCTGCTGCAATaatcctcctcatcctccagCTGGTCATCACCATGCTATTGGAAATCTTCATCACCGGCACTTTTCTGGCCAAGGTTAGAAACTAAATAGAGAGAAATGGGGAATATAGAAAAAATTTGTCCATGCCAGTGGGTTCTTTAGCCTCGATAATCCAACCCTTACAGTTAACAAACAGCTTTAATGTATAGTTCAAAcgtattcatacaccttgaacatttccacattttgtaaacccttgccccagtctcaagtcttttctaGGCTCTTggttttctttgcatttagCTCAATCCATTTTCCCAGCAAGTCTGGGTAGCTTTTATGTCACTACTGAAGAAAAATATTCACATGTTTCAACATGgggtgtgttcaggttgatgtgGAGTGTTAATTTTTGCcatatagtgttttgcatgtaggtcacaTATTTAAACTTTGGTGTCATCTGAACAGAGCATGTTCctccatatgtttgctgtgtccctaaTTGTTGTCATACGTGTGTAAAAACATCAGAATTAGaaccagctttattggccagcaTTGTGTTGGCCAATAAAGCATACAGAAAGAATACAGCATCCAGAAATTaagtataaatacataaactttagaagaaataaaatggaTAAAAGGAACAATATGTACTTTTCTGTGTATGTACAGCCAGTTGtttacataagaaaaaaaaaagaaaggcaggttATGGTACTGCaaatttgcttattttgtttcacatcagagtagctgactactgAGGCTGTAAGGTGTGTATTTTCATCAAAGAGACAGcttggaggaagaaactgtctctgtggtggctgttttttgcaaacagtgctctgtagcgcagACCAGAAGGTTAAATTGTAAACAGGATGTGTGGTGTGCAAGTCCTCCATAAacataaatgagtaaaaatacctgaaaaaaatctaaactgaGCTTTTCCTGACCAGATTGCACGGCCAAAGAAGCGAAGTGAGACGGTAAAGTTCAGCCAACATGCTGTGGTATCAACCCAAGAAGGCCAACCATGCCTGATGATCAGGGTGGCCAACATGCGCAAGAGTCTCCTTCTCGGATGCCAGGTAGGTTCATATGCAGAATGGACACATAAGACTCTTCAGTGAAACTGCAAAAAAGAAGTCATGGACTAAAATTCAGTTGGACAACTGCTGGATTTATTAATGGCATGAATTTATCATGgaattggtttaataaatttcCAGTTTGCCATTTTCTAACACAAATTCCCAACcagagttgtgttttttttctttgcaatgtTTCAAAGTGAGAATCACTGAGCCATAACAAATACCATTCCATATAGGTGACCGGGAAACTCTTGCAAACGTCTCTCACAAAGGAAGGCGAAACAGTTCATATAGATCAGAGAAACGTGCCCTTTCAGGTGGACACTTCCAGCGACAGTCCCTTCCTCATCCTTCCTCTCACCTTCTACCACATCATCGATGACAACAGCCCTTTGAGAGCCTGGGCTGCCAAGGGTAAGTTCAGGGCAAGAATTGACTAATTTCTTGGTATTATTAAATGCTGAGGATGTTTTTTACTTGTTGAGTCTTTTAAAAGCAACACTCCTAGAAACAGGTTGCCAAAACCCATTTTATAAATAGGCTGTTTAGAAACCAGAACTGAGAGAGGAAAAGTGTACCAGTCTGAAAAGCTAAATTCACCATATAACTAGTCAAAACGagaacacacacaaaagaaaaaacacaaaataatgcttttaaaaaaaaaaaaaagagtatatTGTTGCAGTCTGCAActaaattttaaaagaaatgcgTAAAAAACTGTATAATTTCCTTCTGTACTTTGTAACATGTCTTTTCTtttgcacaacaacaaacaaatacatgttttaccCTTTTCTTGGAAAAgggtaaaacatgtattttggTTGAACAACATGTATTTTTGGTTATTGTCCATGTATTGCATACACTAATTGCACAGAGTTCTTTGGGAAGGGGCTAGGTAGTTCAAGAATATTTTTGCAGAAAATTGTCTGCCTCAGTTTAATGGGGAATCTTTgtgggtgactgtggctcagtaggaagagtaggaAGAGTCGTCTTCCTACTCTTttggttgtgggttcgattccagcttcctcttgccatatgtcgatgtgcccctgggcaaggcacttaacctcaagttgactaccgatctgtgtattggtgtatgaatgtgtgagcgttagtgagtgcgattgggtgaatgtggctctagtgtaaagtgctttgagcagtctgtatgactggaaaatcgctatataagttcagtccatttaccagtTGTCTGCATAAACACATTATTACCAAACTCTCATTCTTGTCACAACAAaggtaaaacacattttcaacaaagaaaacctttcatggttttctttttaaaaggcaGAAGTTGGGCAATGAACAAAAGAGGAACAAAATAGCCTTCCTCTGGCGGTTAGTCCTGAAAGCAATGCAACTTCTCATCTGTGAATgtgctttaaatatttcacatcaCTCTTTATTTCCTTAACGTGCAAAGCATTGCAGTAGAAGATCTTTCTATTTATGATAAAAGTATTTAAGGGAAAGCTAttaacatattttacatttaacttGCTATTCCTTAATCCAGTGTTAGTCCTGCATCTTGGTGATTCCTTGCACTCCCATTttcatttcagaatcagaatcaaaatcagaatcagaaaagctttattgccaagtacgtttttggacatacaaggaatttgttttggcgtagtcggtgcaatacaatacaaattaaacagtataaacatatctacaatataatataaatatatgtgcacagttttaagtgagtgagagtaaatatagagcagtataagatgcaagagcaatacaacagtgcaggtgatcattgtgctgagcgttaatgtaacgcatagagttgcaggttacaagtttcctgtcagcaaaaaagggggggtgtgggggaaaggtagagtgtcagggtggtttccgggctttgttaaccaggctggtggcagatgggaaaaaactgttcttgtggcgtgaggttttggtccggatggaccgcagcctcctgccagaggggagagtctcaaagagtctgtgaccggggtgggagggatcagccagaatcttccctgcccgcttcagggtcctggaggtgtacagttcctggagcgacagtagactgcagccaatcaccttctcagcagaccgaatgacacgctgcagcctgcccttatccttggctgtagcagcggcgtaccagatggtgatggaggaggtgaggatggactcaatgatggctgtgtagaagtgcaccatcatagtctttggcaggttgaatttcttcagctgccgcaggaagaacatcctctgctgggctttcttgatgagggagctgatgttcggctcccacttgagatcctgggagatgatggttcccaggaagcggaaagattccacagtgtcaattgtggagtcacagagggtgatgggggcaggtggggctgggttctgcctgaagtccacaaccatctctactgtctttagagcgttgagctcaaggttgttctggctgcaccagtccaacagatggtccaccgcccatctgtacgcagactcgtcaccatcagagatgagtccgatcagggtggtgtcgtccgcaaacttcagaagct
This genomic interval from Girardinichthys multiradiatus isolate DD_20200921_A chromosome 6, DD_fGirMul_XY1, whole genome shotgun sequence contains the following:
- the LOC124869261 gene encoding ATP-sensitive inward rectifier potassium channel 10-like, coding for MTSATPPCSRSSSPHKVCHSQTQTDVLKPLLGGGASASSATLRKRRRILSKDGRSNMRIGHVSGRNALYMRDLWTTFLEMPWRYKFFLFTATFAGTWFLFGVVWYLVALVHGDLLEFDPPSNHTPCVMQMQTLTAAFLFSLESQTTIGYGFRCITEECPAAIILLILQLVITMLLEIFITGTFLAKIARPKKRSETVKFSQHAVVSTQEGQPCLMIRVANMRKSLLLGCQVTGKLLQTSLTKEGETVHIDQRNVPFQVDTSSDSPFLILPLTFYHIIDDNSPLRAWAAKGGGWTDPELADFELLVIMSATIEPTSATCQVRTSYLPDEILWGYEFPPLVSLSQSGKYVADFAFFDKVAKTKTTPIFKSSSSQHEYQSNGGGPMSEVTDPEKIRLEQSYRELRGEEQTRVRDGHLSVRISNV